From the genome of Gemmatimonas phototrophica, one region includes:
- a CDS encoding DUF6931 family protein — protein MTTPLTIAPDPLAACPPLLRWLLERTAPEDGALALLDPSRPLDVIYATWVQGGQLPSALRLIAGVLPARESIWWAWVSAKYAAQSSGGKPPSAAVHKALTAVEQWIVRPDDDARRAAWEAGDAAGLDTPIGMAAAAVFLSGITVGPANLPPIPPPPGVALPLVSGALLVAATAGADPKQIEPTMTAFAAQGIEIVKRLGGWDTALQLAYDTQHRLKQEYDRATAPPPAR, from the coding sequence ATGACGACACCGCTCACGATCGCCCCCGATCCGCTCGCCGCCTGCCCACCGCTGTTGCGCTGGCTGCTGGAGCGCACCGCGCCCGAAGACGGCGCGTTGGCCCTGCTCGACCCTTCACGTCCGCTCGACGTGATCTACGCCACCTGGGTTCAGGGCGGGCAGCTCCCCTCCGCCCTGCGGCTCATTGCCGGCGTCCTGCCGGCGCGCGAAAGCATCTGGTGGGCCTGGGTCTCCGCGAAGTACGCCGCGCAGTCGTCTGGTGGCAAACCGCCATCAGCCGCGGTGCATAAAGCGCTCACCGCCGTTGAACAGTGGATTGTACGCCCTGACGACGACGCACGGCGTGCCGCGTGGGAGGCCGGCGATGCCGCCGGATTGGACACCCCCATCGGGATGGCGGCAGCGGCCGTCTTTTTGAGTGGGATCACCGTTGGGCCTGCCAATCTGCCGCCGATCCCCCCACCGCCTGGCGTCGCGCTACCGCTGGTGAGCGGCGCTCTGCTGGTCGCCGCAACTGCAGGCGCCGATCCCAAGCAGATCGAACCGACCATGACGGCCTTTGCCGCTCAGGGCATTGAAATCGTCAAGCGACTGGGTGGCTGGGATACCGCGCTCCAGCTGGCCTACGATACGCAGCATCGGCTCAAGCAGGAGTACGATCGCGCCACCGCACCACCACCGGCGAGGTAA
- a CDS encoding PAAR domain-containing protein, whose amino-acid sequence MPPAARITDMHVCPMMTPGVPPIPHVGGPVVVPGAPTVIIAFMPSATIGSMCVCVGPPDSVVKGSATVMLMNKPAARMGDTTAHGGSIVMGAPTVMIGG is encoded by the coding sequence ATGCCCCCAGCTGCCCGCATTACTGATATGCACGTCTGTCCCATGATGACCCCCGGTGTGCCCCCTATTCCGCACGTTGGAGGACCCGTGGTGGTGCCTGGTGCCCCCACGGTCATCATTGCCTTCATGCCATCCGCCACCATTGGCAGCATGTGCGTCTGCGTGGGACCGCCCGACAGCGTCGTCAAGGGCTCGGCCACGGTGATGCTCATGAACAAACCGGCTGCGCGCATGGGAGATACCACCGCGCACGGCGGGTCGATTGTGATGGGAGCGCCAACGGTAATGATCGGCGGCTGA
- a CDS encoding M91 family zinc metallopeptidase, translating into MSTTNKKLSDFPGFAICYDPKSKPFFQSQVVEAMRMLASVDLGKQLLKGIADAKPKVRKHHASLTPAAKKISFSSGINVVITPAADINFIQSGFKADKVYGDHGAMSITGLKPSAAASHNIAGCPFHIDGGSAAMAIDPTAADNGRGTCSIMYFTNAQVMTRKGEAANPVVVLAHELIHSLHHVTGTVHKDEELVTSGIGKYADLPMTENAFRKAFGIKLRVEY; encoded by the coding sequence ATGAGCACCACGAACAAAAAGCTGTCGGACTTTCCGGGTTTTGCGATCTGCTACGATCCCAAGTCGAAGCCCTTTTTTCAGTCGCAGGTGGTCGAAGCCATGCGCATGCTCGCCTCGGTCGATCTGGGCAAGCAGCTCCTTAAAGGAATCGCCGATGCCAAGCCCAAGGTGCGCAAGCATCACGCGAGCCTCACCCCCGCCGCCAAAAAGATCAGCTTTTCGTCGGGTATCAACGTGGTCATCACCCCGGCCGCCGACATCAACTTCATCCAGAGCGGGTTCAAGGCCGACAAGGTCTACGGCGACCACGGCGCCATGAGCATTACGGGACTGAAGCCGTCTGCTGCGGCCTCCCACAACATCGCGGGCTGCCCGTTCCATATTGATGGTGGCAGTGCGGCCATGGCTATCGATCCAACCGCCGCCGACAACGGGCGTGGCACCTGCTCCATCATGTACTTCACCAATGCGCAGGTCATGACGCGCAAGGGAGAAGCTGCCAATCCGGTCGTCGTGCTGGCGCATGAGCTCATTCACAGCCTGCACCATGTCACCGGTACGGTGCACAAGGACGAAGAGCTGGTCACGTCGGGTATTGGGAAGTACGCCGACCTGCCCATGACGGAAAACGCTTTCCGCAAAGCGTTTGGCATCAAGCTGCGCGTCGAGTACTGA
- a CDS encoding PAS domain S-box protein: protein MPTPSPMLPPAALGAASRTTLTRRLGIWLTLVIALCMVAAITSYRRYAAGVRNSTEALLESLARARATAIRSHLDERIADAWVFARRDKLIQAFGDGRGVPTEPYAGELRQALDDVAGAYGYHNLMVFGRNGQTMAQLRTDTLEAREKQALANAMTSGRAQPILLHVSPEGIMEYGVVAPIWAGRENVGPADGALYLVLDVDTRLVPLLKDGVPSASYQSLLLQLDGDSAIAFVTGNRQTDRMTRPIQVSAAASDRLRRSIDAEDFAGVPVIRGLAPVLRTPWTVVAKIDREEAEAPIRVAATAIALAFLLLIALATAVTSSVGRSQRLKVIEDNERLALRTLRVVQTSTDGFVVLDINGRFMDVNDALCAITGYSRSELLALSLADVKVVDDPREVGAALDRIRNGINERYVTRWRHKNGQVIDLDVSATFIDDETGGRYYAFVRDITESLASRRRLERVNQLYAFLNHASEALFKTRDRQDALKLVCDISVNEGGFPLAWVGAVDEQRQVVTPVVAAGNAAEYAESITITLDPALSTSHGPTGRCITERRSVVVDEYGADDSTRPWSKVAASYGLRSAAALPVFVDGKPVAALMLYHSVPGAFDAEMVTLLEEISRILGLVLQGIDTEQRRVAEQDRRRRSEERFRNHFESLPIATYVVQEATGKVQRVNRAFLNLFGYESYEIPTLEASFERFFVDPVYRAQSFEVFRRDFSELTPGSTPRRSREYTIRCRDGSERVVQAIVTRAADELIIGWVDLSELRHSQDMLREAQRIARLGSWSYDFRTRVRELSDDTIDLFDLDRAGNNTEDMMRRAFTPDDLDRLQSEFFRAIREHDVYEVTVPVLTRKQERRYALIRARVAYDDRSVPIRATGSAQDVTAQMEASNELTRYRELLEERVAQRTEALAAANSKLEKALGEADTANRAKSAFLAVMSHEIRTPLNGVIGMAEVLTQSPLPPRDAEAVRVIRGSAINLLGIIDDILDFSKIEAGRIELERVETSIGEMLDSLQTALTPMADARGVDVMIYQAPDVPDRIFTDAVRLRQICYNLVGNAIKFSGGRPERRGRVAVRVSLAQESPLRLQFAVLDNGIGMSPDTISHLFTSFTQAELSTTRRFGGTGLGLAICKRLTELFDGDITVKSAEGVGSTFTVTLPSDAAPALPDRIPIDIRGVACVILQDSDTLHEADDVAAYLRHAGAVVTIAKDFAAAHAALQQAPKPAVFLRHAALHTPPQVEGFSDRDVRALHLTEGRRRTARIVASNLVTLDRYFLRARSLLRGVAIAAGRASPELLKEDLPVLPVTPRRANPLSVEQARAAGRLILVAEDDEVNQKVILQQLELLGYTAEIARHGVEAMKMMEGQHYALLLTDLHMPQMDGYELTRRVREREQRSGEERHIPIVALTANALRGEELRARDLGMDDFLTKPVLLSVLKTALAQYVAPATELAEGASGTPQHTPAVSASLPSRAQLPTLDIAVLQGLVGEDPHVTTDFLTEYRGNTNRLASEIRLALTQGDLATVSAACHKLKSSSRAVGALSLGEFSHRMEQAARNRDVDLVHRLATDFEPEVGAVMFALTQALP from the coding sequence ATGCCAACACCCTCGCCCATGTTGCCCCCGGCCGCCCTTGGGGCCGCGTCTCGGACCACCCTGACGCGGCGACTGGGGATCTGGCTCACGCTGGTGATTGCCCTCTGCATGGTAGCGGCAATCACCAGCTACAGGCGCTACGCCGCCGGCGTGCGCAATAGCACCGAAGCGCTGCTCGAATCGCTCGCCCGCGCCCGCGCCACGGCCATTCGCTCCCATCTTGATGAGCGTATCGCGGATGCCTGGGTCTTCGCCCGCCGTGACAAACTCATACAGGCCTTCGGTGACGGGCGCGGGGTCCCGACCGAACCGTATGCCGGCGAGCTCCGCCAAGCCCTCGACGATGTTGCCGGCGCATACGGCTACCACAACCTCATGGTGTTTGGTCGCAACGGGCAAACCATGGCTCAGTTGCGGACCGATACACTGGAGGCCCGTGAAAAGCAGGCGTTGGCCAACGCCATGACCAGCGGTCGGGCCCAGCCCATTCTGCTCCACGTCTCTCCGGAAGGAATCATGGAGTACGGCGTGGTCGCACCCATCTGGGCCGGCCGCGAGAACGTCGGTCCAGCCGACGGCGCCCTGTATCTCGTGCTCGATGTCGACACCCGACTCGTGCCGTTGCTCAAAGACGGGGTCCCCAGTGCATCGTACCAGAGTCTGCTGCTCCAGTTGGACGGAGACTCCGCTATCGCCTTTGTGACCGGGAACCGGCAGACAGACCGAATGACACGCCCCATTCAGGTCTCAGCAGCAGCCTCCGATCGTCTGCGGCGCAGCATCGACGCTGAAGATTTTGCCGGCGTCCCCGTCATCCGCGGCCTCGCGCCCGTGCTGCGCACACCGTGGACTGTCGTGGCCAAAATTGACCGCGAGGAAGCCGAAGCGCCCATCCGCGTAGCCGCCACCGCCATTGCGTTGGCGTTCCTGCTGCTCATCGCGCTCGCCACCGCGGTCACCAGCAGTGTAGGACGAAGCCAACGGCTCAAAGTCATCGAAGACAACGAACGGCTCGCCCTGCGGACGCTGCGCGTGGTGCAGACATCCACCGATGGCTTCGTCGTGCTCGACATCAACGGGCGCTTCATGGATGTGAACGACGCCCTCTGTGCCATCACCGGGTACAGTCGCAGCGAACTGCTGGCCCTGTCGCTCGCCGATGTCAAAGTGGTGGACGACCCGAGAGAGGTCGGCGCGGCCCTCGATCGCATTCGGAACGGGATCAATGAGCGATACGTCACGCGCTGGCGGCACAAAAATGGACAGGTGATCGATCTGGATGTGAGCGCCACCTTCATCGACGACGAGACTGGTGGCCGCTATTACGCGTTCGTGCGCGACATTACGGAGTCTCTGGCCTCCCGCCGGCGCCTGGAACGTGTCAATCAGCTCTACGCATTTCTGAATCACGCCAGCGAAGCGCTCTTCAAAACCCGCGATCGCCAGGACGCCCTCAAACTCGTCTGCGACATCTCCGTCAACGAAGGCGGGTTTCCGCTCGCCTGGGTGGGAGCGGTGGATGAGCAGCGGCAGGTAGTCACCCCGGTGGTCGCCGCCGGCAACGCCGCTGAGTATGCCGAGTCCATCACGATCACGCTCGATCCGGCCCTGTCCACCAGTCACGGACCTACCGGCCGGTGTATCACGGAACGGCGCTCCGTTGTGGTGGACGAGTACGGTGCCGACGACTCCACCAGACCATGGTCCAAGGTGGCCGCATCGTACGGTCTGCGCTCCGCGGCGGCGCTTCCCGTGTTTGTGGACGGCAAGCCCGTGGCGGCGCTCATGCTGTACCACAGCGTGCCGGGAGCCTTTGACGCCGAGATGGTCACGTTGCTGGAGGAGATCTCCCGCATCCTCGGGCTGGTGTTGCAGGGCATCGATACCGAACAGCGGCGCGTCGCCGAACAGGATCGTCGGCGGCGGAGTGAGGAACGATTTCGTAATCACTTTGAATCGCTCCCCATTGCCACGTACGTCGTGCAGGAAGCCACCGGAAAGGTGCAACGCGTCAACCGCGCCTTCCTGAATCTCTTTGGCTACGAGTCCTACGAAATCCCGACCCTCGAAGCCAGCTTCGAGCGGTTCTTTGTGGACCCGGTATATCGAGCCCAGAGCTTTGAAGTGTTCCGTCGCGATTTCAGTGAGCTCACACCAGGCAGCACACCACGTCGGTCTCGTGAGTATACCATTCGCTGTCGCGATGGCAGCGAACGCGTGGTACAGGCCATCGTCACCCGCGCCGCTGATGAGCTCATCATCGGGTGGGTGGATCTCAGCGAGCTCCGCCACAGCCAGGACATGCTGCGCGAAGCGCAGCGCATTGCCCGCCTCGGCAGTTGGAGCTACGACTTCCGCACACGCGTACGCGAGTTGTCCGACGATACCATTGACCTGTTTGACCTCGACCGCGCCGGCAACAACACCGAAGACATGATGCGACGGGCCTTCACGCCTGACGATCTCGACCGGTTGCAGTCCGAATTCTTCCGGGCGATCCGGGAGCATGATGTCTACGAGGTTACCGTCCCGGTCCTTACCCGCAAGCAGGAACGGCGGTACGCGCTCATTCGGGCCCGCGTCGCGTACGACGACCGCAGCGTTCCCATACGCGCCACCGGCTCCGCACAGGACGTGACGGCGCAGATGGAAGCGTCCAATGAACTCACCCGCTACCGCGAACTCCTCGAAGAGCGGGTCGCACAACGCACCGAAGCCCTGGCGGCCGCCAACAGCAAACTCGAGAAGGCGCTGGGGGAAGCCGACACCGCCAATCGGGCCAAGTCAGCGTTTCTGGCCGTCATGAGCCACGAAATCCGCACGCCACTCAATGGTGTGATCGGCATGGCCGAAGTCCTGACGCAAAGCCCCCTTCCACCACGCGATGCCGAGGCGGTACGGGTCATCCGGGGATCCGCGATCAATCTGCTGGGCATTATCGATGACATTCTCGACTTTTCCAAGATCGAGGCCGGACGGATTGAGCTGGAACGAGTGGAAACCTCGATCGGCGAGATGCTCGACAGCCTGCAGACGGCGCTCACGCCCATGGCAGACGCCCGCGGCGTGGATGTCATGATCTACCAGGCGCCCGACGTGCCAGACCGAATCTTCACCGACGCCGTCCGCCTTCGGCAGATCTGCTACAACCTGGTGGGGAATGCCATCAAGTTCAGTGGTGGGCGACCGGAGCGGCGTGGCCGTGTGGCAGTCCGCGTGAGTCTGGCACAGGAGTCGCCGCTGCGGCTGCAGTTTGCCGTCCTCGACAATGGCATCGGCATGTCTCCCGACACCATTTCGCACCTCTTCACCTCCTTTACGCAGGCCGAACTCTCCACCACTCGGCGTTTTGGCGGAACCGGCTTGGGACTCGCCATCTGCAAGCGGTTGACCGAGCTGTTTGACGGCGACATTACGGTGAAAAGTGCCGAGGGTGTGGGCTCGACCTTTACCGTCACCCTCCCCTCAGACGCGGCGCCTGCGCTCCCCGACCGCATTCCTATCGATATCCGCGGCGTGGCGTGCGTCATCCTGCAGGACAGCGATACGCTGCACGAAGCTGACGATGTGGCCGCCTATCTGCGACACGCCGGCGCCGTGGTGACGATCGCGAAGGATTTCGCCGCCGCGCATGCCGCGCTGCAGCAGGCCCCCAAGCCGGCCGTGTTCCTCCGTCATGCCGCACTCCACACACCACCTCAGGTGGAAGGCTTCAGCGACCGCGACGTACGCGCCTTGCACCTCACGGAAGGACGGCGACGCACAGCCCGTATCGTCGCCTCCAATCTCGTCACGCTCGATCGATATTTCCTGCGTGCGCGCAGCCTGCTCCGCGGCGTGGCCATTGCCGCCGGGCGGGCGTCTCCGGAGTTGCTGAAGGAAGATCTGCCCGTGCTACCGGTAACGCCGCGACGTGCCAATCCGCTCAGTGTGGAACAGGCGCGGGCGGCGGGGCGGCTCATTCTCGTGGCCGAGGATGATGAAGTGAATCAGAAGGTCATCCTGCAACAACTGGAGCTGCTGGGTTATACCGCCGAGATCGCCCGGCACGGGGTGGAGGCCATGAAGATGATGGAAGGGCAGCACTATGCGTTGCTGCTGACAGATCTTCACATGCCGCAAATGGATGGCTACGAACTCACGCGGCGCGTGCGCGAACGCGAACAACGGAGCGGCGAGGAGCGCCACATCCCCATTGTGGCCCTCACCGCCAATGCGCTGCGTGGGGAAGAACTGCGCGCACGCGACCTGGGGATGGATGACTTTCTCACCAAGCCGGTGCTGCTCTCGGTGCTGAAAACCGCGCTGGCCCAGTATGTGGCCCCGGCCACGGAGCTTGCAGAAGGCGCATCCGGAACACCGCAACACACCCCCGCCGTCAGCGCCAGCTTACCTTCCCGGGCACAACTGCCGACACTCGATATTGCCGTCCTGCAAGGACTCGTTGGGGAAGATCCACACGTAACAACGGATTTTCTGACGGAGTATCGGGGGAACACCAATCGGTTAGCTTCCGAAATCCGTCTGGCGCTCACGCAGGGAGACCTCGCCACGGTGAGCGCGGCCTGTCACAAGCTCAAGTCTTCGTCGCGGGCGGTTGGCGCTTTGTCGCTCGGTGAATTCAGCCACCGAATGGAACAGGCGGCACGGAATCGCGATGTGGATTTGGTCCACCGGCTCGCCACGGACTTCGAACCGGAAGTTGGCGCCGTCATGTTCGCCCTGACTCAGGCACTCCCGTGA
- a CDS encoding EAL domain-containing response regulator: protein MKLLLLDDESFALRLLTHQLTKLGFTEIVSFDEPARALDVLEQDVHCADMVLLDLQMPGIDGIEFIRHLARLRFHGGLVLVSGEDERILQTARRLAEAHQLDVRGAVHKPVAPAALSAMLGPAESTRRGPTPVHNPAVPATAYTPERIAAGIAAGEFVNVYQPKVRLADGEVTGVETLVRWQHPTDGLVMPSQFIELAEEHGLIDPLTRTILVNALEQGKRWRLEGRELHVAVNISMESLSTLEFPDFVAAMVRAAGIPPHLLVLEVTESRLMKNPLAVLDVLTRMRLKHVGLSIDDFGTGHSSLAQLRDIPFDELKVDRRFVHQAHADSATRTILEASLGIARQLGMRSVAEGVELQSDWDLLRELGCDVAQGYFVARPMPAAAFTKWFGEWETRRQALRPSVA, encoded by the coding sequence GTGAAGTTGCTGCTCCTCGACGACGAATCCTTCGCCCTGCGATTGCTGACACACCAGCTGACCAAGCTGGGGTTCACGGAAATCGTGTCGTTTGACGAGCCCGCGCGGGCACTCGACGTGCTGGAGCAGGATGTCCACTGCGCGGATATGGTGCTGCTCGACCTGCAGATGCCCGGGATCGACGGCATCGAATTCATCCGACACCTCGCCCGTTTGCGTTTCCACGGCGGGTTGGTGCTGGTCAGCGGCGAAGATGAACGCATTCTGCAGACCGCGCGTCGCCTGGCCGAAGCGCACCAGCTGGATGTGCGGGGGGCCGTCCACAAACCGGTGGCCCCGGCGGCGCTGTCAGCCATGCTGGGGCCGGCCGAGAGCACGCGTCGTGGCCCCACACCGGTGCACAATCCCGCCGTACCGGCGACCGCCTATACACCCGAGCGCATCGCCGCCGGGATTGCCGCCGGTGAATTCGTCAACGTGTACCAACCCAAGGTCCGTCTCGCCGACGGCGAAGTGACCGGGGTCGAAACGCTGGTGCGCTGGCAGCACCCCACCGACGGATTGGTGATGCCATCGCAGTTCATTGAGCTGGCCGAAGAGCACGGGCTCATTGATCCGCTCACCCGTACGATTCTCGTCAACGCCCTGGAACAAGGCAAACGCTGGCGACTGGAGGGACGCGAACTGCACGTCGCCGTCAATATCTCCATGGAAAGCCTGTCCACGCTGGAATTCCCGGATTTCGTCGCCGCCATGGTGCGGGCCGCTGGTATCCCGCCGCATTTGCTGGTCCTCGAAGTCACCGAAAGCCGACTCATGAAGAATCCGCTCGCGGTGCTCGATGTCCTCACGCGCATGCGCCTCAAGCACGTGGGGCTCTCCATTGACGATTTCGGCACCGGCCATTCGTCGTTGGCCCAGTTGCGCGATATCCCCTTCGATGAACTCAAGGTGGATCGTCGTTTTGTGCACCAGGCCCACGCCGATAGCGCGACCCGCACCATTCTGGAAGCAAGCCTCGGCATTGCCCGGCAACTTGGCATGCGGTCCGTCGCCGAAGGCGTCGAACTGCAGTCGGACTGGGATCTCCTGCGCGAACTGGGATGTGATGTCGCGCAGGGATACTTCGTGGCCAGACCCATGCCCGCCGCCGCCTTCACCAAATGGTTCGGTGAATGGGAAACTCGGCGGCAGGCGCTGCGCCCGTCGGTGGCCTGA
- a CDS encoding TonB-dependent receptor, with protein sequence MRIPYRALARLLLAAPSLLVVRAARAQDTHGELRHIHGVVESAASGKPVRDAEVVVTWQARTARQRSDGNGRFDMRDLPAQMVTLNVRALGFAPFMQDVDLRQADRLITVHLELAATVLQEVAVRADTVREPLARVTATTTLDAQALAATRGQTLGETIKNLPGVAVIQFGPSIAKPVIRGLNSQRVLVMNSGLRQEDQQWGTEHAPNIDSFEADAVSVVRGAATVLYGADALGGVVRVDTPTLPDTGGLHGTVALNTFSNSRQGALSLGAQGANLPLPAIGAVGYRVRLTSRVAGNGGAPDYFLSNTGFRELNGSVALGVRRDWGRAELSLTRFATELGVLRQAHVGNADDLQRAMTTAPRDSAFSYDIGRPNQRVAHTTMRLRTVRTLANDASLEVVYGLQYNHRREYDNHGPLRFRDEAAFNLKLFSNSLDVRWTHARVKGWRGTVGTSALAQGNQTLGKAFLIPGYDLWQGAVYAQEELGLGRFTLLTGVRGDLISQTTLPFADAGIRSAAGTRSWRNMAGSLGAAYLVRDGLDVSVRVARAWRPPTVNERYAQGVHHGTAQYELGDARLNAEVSQGIEGALRYRGSQLQFDAAAYSNTVSGFIYLQPTQPVLTIRGAFPGYRYTQADSRLRGVELSSSYAPHARVQLLANGTVVRGTNVASGEPLFDMPADRINLSARLMGTRPSLGQWFVGAGALLVREQDGVPNGTIYTLPTAGYGVLQLEAGTRSFMLLGRRTDVSLSVNNALNTRYRDYLSRYRLFVNDAGRDVVFRVTMPF encoded by the coding sequence ATGAGAATCCCTTATCGAGCACTCGCCCGGTTGTTGCTTGCGGCCCCCAGTCTTCTGGTGGTCCGCGCGGCGCGTGCCCAGGACACGCACGGCGAACTGCGCCACATCCACGGGGTGGTGGAGTCGGCGGCCTCGGGGAAACCGGTGCGCGACGCCGAGGTGGTGGTCACCTGGCAGGCGCGCACGGCGCGTCAGCGCAGCGACGGCAACGGGCGCTTTGACATGCGCGACCTGCCGGCCCAGATGGTGACGCTCAACGTGCGCGCGCTGGGCTTTGCGCCCTTCATGCAAGACGTTGACCTGCGACAGGCCGATCGCCTCATCACTGTGCATCTCGAACTGGCTGCCACCGTGCTGCAGGAGGTGGCGGTACGGGCTGATACCGTGCGAGAACCGCTGGCGCGCGTGACGGCGACCACCACGCTGGATGCGCAGGCGCTGGCGGCCACGCGCGGACAGACGTTGGGCGAGACGATCAAGAACCTGCCTGGCGTTGCCGTCATTCAGTTTGGTCCCAGCATCGCCAAGCCGGTCATTCGCGGGCTCAACTCGCAGCGCGTGCTGGTGATGAACAGCGGACTGCGTCAGGAAGACCAGCAGTGGGGCACGGAGCATGCGCCCAACATCGACAGCTTTGAAGCCGATGCGGTGAGCGTGGTACGCGGTGCTGCCACGGTGCTTTACGGCGCGGATGCCTTGGGCGGCGTGGTCCGTGTGGATACGCCCACCCTCCCCGACACGGGCGGCCTGCACGGCACGGTCGCTCTCAATACCTTCTCCAACAGCCGACAGGGCGCCCTGTCGCTGGGAGCGCAGGGGGCCAATCTCCCATTGCCCGCGATTGGCGCCGTGGGCTACCGCGTGCGATTGACGTCACGGGTGGCGGGCAACGGTGGCGCGCCCGACTACTTCCTGTCCAATACGGGCTTTCGGGAGCTGAACGGCAGCGTGGCGCTGGGCGTACGTCGCGATTGGGGGCGCGCCGAACTGTCGCTGACGCGCTTTGCGACGGAGCTGGGCGTGCTGCGTCAGGCGCACGTGGGGAACGCCGACGATCTCCAGCGCGCCATGACCACCGCGCCCCGCGACTCGGCGTTCAGCTACGACATCGGGCGTCCCAATCAGCGAGTGGCGCACACCACCATGCGCCTGCGCACCGTGCGCACGCTGGCCAATGATGCGTCGCTGGAAGTGGTGTACGGGTTGCAGTACAACCACCGCCGCGAATACGACAATCACGGGCCGCTGCGCTTTCGCGATGAGGCGGCGTTCAATCTCAAGCTGTTCAGCAATTCCCTGGATGTGCGCTGGACACACGCGCGCGTAAAGGGATGGCGCGGCACGGTGGGCACCAGTGCCCTCGCGCAAGGCAATCAGACGTTGGGGAAGGCGTTTCTCATTCCCGGCTACGATCTCTGGCAGGGCGCGGTGTACGCGCAGGAGGAGCTGGGGCTGGGTCGTTTCACGCTGCTGACTGGTGTGCGCGGCGATCTCATCTCGCAAACCACGCTGCCCTTTGCCGATGCGGGGATCCGGAGCGCGGCGGGCACACGCTCGTGGCGCAACATGGCCGGCTCGCTGGGCGCCGCCTATCTGGTGCGCGACGGGTTGGATGTGTCGGTGCGTGTGGCGCGCGCATGGCGTCCGCCAACGGTCAACGAGCGCTATGCGCAGGGTGTGCACCACGGAACGGCGCAGTACGAGCTTGGCGACGCACGACTGAACGCCGAAGTGTCGCAGGGTATAGAGGGCGCGCTGCGCTATCGCGGATCGCAGCTGCAGTTCGATGCGGCGGCGTATTCGAACACCGTGTCCGGCTTCATCTATCTGCAGCCCACACAACCCGTGCTCACCATTCGCGGGGCATTTCCGGGGTATCGGTACACGCAGGCGGATTCACGACTGCGAGGCGTGGAACTGTCGTCGTCGTATGCGCCGCACGCGCGCGTGCAGTTGCTCGCCAATGGCACCGTGGTACGCGGGACGAATGTGGCTTCTGGCGAACCGCTGTTCGACATGCCGGCCGATCGCATCAATCTGTCCGCGCGGCTGATGGGAACGCGCCCGTCGCTGGGACAGTGGTTTGTGGGGGCCGGCGCGTTGCTGGTCCGTGAACAGGACGGGGTGCCCAACGGCACCATTTATACACTCCCCACCGCCGGATACGGGGTGCTGCAGCTGGAGGCCGGTACACGGTCCTTCATGCTGCTGGGGCGCCGCACCGATGTCTCGCTCTCGGTGAACAACGCGCTCAACACCCGCTACCGGGATTACCTCAGCCGCTATCGGCTGTTTGTCAACGATGCGGGGCGCGATGTCGTGTTCCGTGTCACCATGCCCTTCTGA
- the queD gene encoding 6-carboxytetrahydropterin synthase QueD: MELYKEFTIEAAHRLPHVPPGHKCARLHGHSFRLEIRVRGPLDPTLGWVMDFADIKAAFKPLYDQLDHHYLNDIPGLENPTSEVLAVWIWERLHPVLPLLSAVVVRETCTSGCEYRGAR, from the coding sequence ATGGAGCTGTACAAGGAGTTCACCATTGAGGCGGCCCATCGGCTCCCCCATGTGCCACCGGGGCATAAGTGTGCCCGCCTGCATGGGCATTCATTTCGGCTGGAAATCCGCGTGCGGGGGCCGCTCGATCCCACGCTGGGATGGGTGATGGACTTTGCCGATATCAAAGCGGCCTTCAAGCCACTGTATGATCAGCTGGATCATCACTACCTCAATGACATCCCCGGACTCGAGAATCCCACCAGCGAAGTGCTGGCGGTCTGGATCTGGGAACGCCTCCACCCCGTGTTGCCATTGCTGAGCGCGGTCGTGGTTCGGGAGACCTGTACCTCAGGGTGCGAGTACCGCGGGGCCCGGTAG
- the arsD gene encoding arsenite efflux transporter metallochaperone ArsD codes for MSRALPLAPAALPEPTPSETTSASATMLTGTVAVFDPAMCCPTGLCGPGVDPALLTISRDLRWLEKQGATVSRNGLSTAPDAFVANPRIQGLLQAFGDDALPATLINDKVLVHGRYPTREELVAALTVVPPNSACAPGSGCC; via the coding sequence ATGTCCCGCGCTCTTCCGCTCGCCCCGGCCGCGCTGCCCGAACCGACACCCAGCGAGACCACTTCGGCCTCCGCCACGATGCTCACGGGCACCGTCGCCGTGTTTGACCCGGCCATGTGCTGCCCCACCGGACTCTGCGGCCCCGGGGTCGATCCCGCCCTGCTCACCATTTCGCGCGACCTGCGCTGGCTGGAAAAACAGGGCGCCACCGTGTCGCGCAACGGCCTCTCCACCGCCCCCGACGCCTTTGTGGCCAACCCCCGCATCCAGGGACTGCTGCAGGCCTTCGGCGACGACGCGCTCCCGGCAACGCTCATCAATGACAAAGTGCTGGTGCACGGGCGCTATCCCACCCGCGAGGAACTGGTCGCCGCGCTCACCGTTGTCCCCCCCAACAGCGCCTGTGCCCCCGGCAGCGGCTGCTGCTGA